The following are encoded in a window of Phycisphaerae bacterium genomic DNA:
- a CDS encoding superoxide dismutase — MAFELPPLPYKFDALAPHIDAKTMEIHHGKHHQAYITNVNKALEGQAALAAKPVEKLLREIKDVPENIRQTVINNGGGHANHSMFWQIMGPNCGGQPSGAIADAIKSTFGSFETFKEKFTAAATTRFGSGWAWLAVKDGKVEVFSTGNQDSPYMTGHTPVLGLDVWEHAYYLNYQNRRPDYITAWWNVVNWKKVDEYFKAAK; from the coding sequence ATGGCCTTTGAACTTCCACCGCTACCGTACAAGTTCGACGCGCTCGCGCCGCACATCGACGCCAAGACGATGGAGATCCATCACGGCAAGCATCATCAGGCGTACATCACGAATGTGAACAAGGCCCTCGAAGGGCAGGCAGCGCTCGCGGCAAAGCCGGTCGAGAAGCTGCTCCGCGAGATCAAGGACGTGCCGGAGAACATCCGCCAGACGGTCATCAACAACGGCGGGGGGCACGCGAACCATTCGATGTTCTGGCAGATCATGGGGCCGAATTGCGGGGGCCAGCCGTCGGGCGCAATCGCCGACGCGATCAAGAGCACGTTCGGCAGCTTCGAGACGTTTAAGGAGAAATTCACCGCCGCAGCGACGACGCGCTTCGGGAGCGGCTGGGCGTGGCTGGCGGTCAAGGATGGCAAGGTTGAGGTCTTCAGCACGGGCAACCAGGACTCGCCTTACATGACCGGGCATACGCCGGTGCTGGGGCTGGATGTCTGGGAGCACGCGTACTACCTGAACTACCAGAACCGCCGGCCGGACTACATCACGGCGTGGTGGAACGTGGTGAATTGGAAGAAGGTGGACGAATACTTCAAGGCCGCGAAATAA